One window from the genome of Elaeis guineensis isolate ETL-2024a chromosome 5, EG11, whole genome shotgun sequence encodes:
- the LOC105044771 gene encoding E3 ubiquitin-protein ligase listerin isoform X2, which produces MKDVDSEVAQHLKRLGRKDPTTKLKALTALSMLFKQKSAEEIVQIVPQWAFEYKRLLHDYNREVRRATHDTMANLVTAIRRGLAPHLKSLMGPWWFSQFDPNPEVSQAARRSLEAAFPAAERRLDALMLCVNEIFLYLDENLKLTPQAMSDKATPIDELEDMHHRVISSSLLAVATLVDILLGVKLESHDDENVNPEQKLVSKARRATIFSAENMFSVHKYFLEFLKSKNPAIRSSSYSVLTSFIKHIPHAFNEGNMKMLSPAILGAFQEKDASCHSSMWDMILLFSRKFSGGWSHCNVQKVVLNRLWHFLRNGCYGSQKISYPAMILFLESIPPEAVVWEQFIFDFFHNLWAGRNQLHSSAADTLALFNAVKECFLWELYDASRYSAAGDRLNHLPVKLVNEILVGLLWHDYLSLVSLKTRDEKLEKCDGLAEDGSRLSHERSQHMLNACYPTTYVQELGKCIIGILSDMSLKESDLLNLFCTSFQKDCLEVIQEGDRLLKFHENLDRIVNFFRLLDQHALQKGQTWPLHCLARPLVTKSFPVMKSMDSPDVVSLLSVLVEIFGPVTIFSYGGQTTDERDVESKMKDFLQMFNDDFIPWCFHGYSHSSNSKLDLLIALVQDECFCEQWCSILTYATKLEDFSVSESSDNFNHIELLAILIEKVRQRISSKKLGHLQKNGSLPENWRHNLLDSVATFVACHSVSEVGHAKFLRAVLGGAIEDDQICFLSKEAQTIIFKGILKNLSLILSTSPFHWAKFSCSLLLSDGSMDFSHIQEPSSIIQFERARFAFEVLEGSIFCLKLLDEDCTLISSILAALFIIDWECSMTSHLGDDSSESCKHDADAKTSVSASRDVVNNNSEEQASAKLALGSSMHAFRRKISTSFWRSLSSSITSRLGNILVQTIKCAVFETTDLSVNSVSALCSEWFLSMLEVICHGHTELQMLLDQMLSESRSWPLWVAPLFHDGTRTADMQVKTVDMSTNDLRHHQFIAFVDKIISSLGVGKVIAGVPEMHISTASPTSELVSCFSSCSRAWLAAELLCTWNWKAGCASDSFLPSLSKYAESETSSSVINVVSSVVNILLDGALVHGAFSQWISFNAWTVSDDDIENIQDPFLRALISLLSTLFIKDKIWGKSEADVFFEHVLGKLFITTTVNRPCLRILPFVLGVIIRPLLESSEFNEAKKDVSLVTARDDLVSKNILSWLETALSFPSLGSGQTGQQDLEEWIQVVISCYPLSVVGSIGKFKVELLRDIGYPERHLLLSLFRRQRCCYDACTTSNQMSSAASSNEGSFTLMLVQMIQAKLTAVSVGYCWQEFDEDDWNFVLDKSHKWIESSVCLMEEIAENIDDAVINCPATEDLELIKRKLEIAVQALDPLQMHISHTAVIILCLLFQLDELHVADNVEVLQSIRLGKWAYIKDRTVASILRLFFAAGVAEAIASSCGGEASSIVASSRLAYSQFWGLVASFVINSPDHVKNAAVQSMELWALSKGSVSSLYAILFSSRPIYSLQFAAYSLLSSEPISHLSLVKEGCLDGNAIANQESDLSHSVESSVEESFCLRDEIACVIQKPAAELFEMDLVAQDRVNVFLAWALLLSYLHSLPSSSTARERLIQYIQDSVSSTIIDCIFQHVPMKLGASNVKKKDVELAVETSKAANAAKHAISTCSLFVYVESLWPVGTERMASLSGAIYGMIIRLLPSYVRNWFTSLRDRSFSSAVEYFTKAWCSPPLLLDELSQVKETVTADENFSVSVNRTAYEIIATYKKEETGMDLVICLPSCYPLRPVDVECTRSLGISEVKQRKWLLSLTAFVRNQNGAIAEAIRIWKSNFDKEFEGVEECPICYSIIHTTNHSLPRLACKTCKHKFHSACLYKWFSTSHKSTCPLCQTPF; this is translated from the exons ATGAAGGATGTGGATAGTGAAGTTGCACAACACTTAAAGAGGCTGGGTAGAAAGGATCCTACAacaaag CTTAAAGCTTTAACAGCATTATCTATGCTCTTTAAGCAGAAGTCTGCTGAGGAAATAGTACAAATTGTTCCACAATGG gcATTTGAGTACAAGAGACTCTTGCATGACTACAATAGAGAGGTCCGTCGAGCTACTCATGATACCATGGCTAATCTTGTCACTGCCATCAG GAGAGGCTTGGCTCCGCATCTCAAGTCTTTGATGGGTCCTTGGTGGTTTTCTCAGTTTGATCCAAATCCCGAGGTTTCCCAAGCTGCTAGGCGATCCTTAGAG GCAGCATTTCCAGCAGCAGAAAGAAGATTGGATGCCTTGATGCTATGTGTAAATGAGATCTTCCTATACCTAGATGAAAATTTGAAGCTTACACCGCAAGCAATGTCTGATAAGGCAACACCGATAGATGAGTTGGAAGATATGCACCATCGT GTAATTTCATCATCACTGTTAGCAGTGGCAACTCTTGTTGATATTTTGCTGGGAGTAAAATTAGAGAGCCATGATGATGAAAATGTTAACCCCGAACAAAAACTTGTTTCCAAAGCTAGGAGGGCCACAATTTTTTCAGCTGAAAATATGTTTTCTGTGCATAAATATTTTCTTGAATTCCTCAAGTCCAAAAATCCTGCTATTCGTTCATCTTCATATTCGGTTCTGACAAGTTTCATAAAACACATACCTCATGCTTTTAATGAAGGAAATATGAAGATGCTTTCTCCTGCCATACTTGGCGCTTTCCAAGAAAAGGATGCATCGTGCCATTCATCCATGTGGGATATGATATTGCTTTTCTCTAGAAAATTTTCTGGCGGCTGGTCCCACTGTAATGTCCAAAAAGTTGTCCTAAATAGACTTTGGCACTTTTTACGAAATGGGTGCTATGGGTCACAAAAGATTTCCTACCCAGCCATGATCTTATTCTTGGAATCTATTCCTCCTGAAGCAGTGGTTTGGGAGCAATTTATCTTCGACTTCTTCCATAACCTGTGGGCTGGAAGAAACCAGTTGCACTCGTCAGCTGCGGATACTTTGGCTTTATTCAATGCAGTCAAAGAATGTTTTCTTTGGGAGTTATATGATGCTTCAAG ATATTCTGCAGCAGGAGACCGATTGAATCATCTTCCAGTCAAACTTGTAAATGAGATTCTTGTAGGATTACTATGGCATGATTATCTTTCATTGGTCAGCTTAAAAACTCGAGATGAAAAACTCGAGAAATGTGATGGCCTAGCTGAAGATGGCAGTCGATTATCCCATGAAAGATCACAGCATATGCTCAATGCTTGTTATCCTACAACGTATGTCCAAGAACTGGGGAAATGCATTATAGGAATTCTGTCTGACATGTCATTGAAAGAAAGTGATTTGCTCAATCTTTTCTGTACATCATTTCAAAAGGATTGTTTGGAGGTAATTCAGGAAGGGGACCGCTTACTGAAATTTCACGAGAACTTGGATCGGATTGTGAATTTTTTTAGGCTACTGGATCAACATGCATTGCAGAAGGGTCAAACATGGCCCTTGCATTGTTTAGCCAGACCATTGGTAACTAAGTCTTTCCCCGTGATGAAATCTATG GACTCCCCAGATGTTGTCAGTCTTTTGTCTGTATTAGTTGAAATATTTGGACCTGTAACAATATTCTCATACGGTGGTCAAACAACTGATGAACGTGATGTTGAGTCAAAAATGAAGGATTTTCTACAAATGTTCAATGATGATTTTATTCCTTGGTGTTTTCATGGTTATAGTCATTCCAGCAATTCAAAACTTGATTTATTGATTGCTTTAGTTCAAGATGAATGTTTCTGCGAACAATGGTGTTCGATCCTTACCTATGCTACAAAACTTGAAGATTTTTCTGTATCTGAGTCCTCAGACAATTTCAATCATATCGAATTGTTGGCAATTCTCATTGAGAAGGTGAGACAAAGAATCAGTAgcaagaagctgggacatttGCAGAAAAATGGCTCTCTCCCAGAAAACTGGCGGCACAACCTGTTAGATTCAGTAGCAACTTTTGTTGCCTGTCATTCTGTTTCAGAAGTTGGCCATGCAAAATTTCTACG TGCTGTACTTGGAGGTGCAATTGAAGATGATCAGATCTGCTTTCTTTCTAAAGAAGCACAAACGATAATATTCAAGGGAATTTTGAAAAATCTGTCATTGATCCTTAGTACATCGCCTTTTCACTGGGCAAAGTTTTCATGCTCTTTGTTGCTGTCTGATGGATCCATGGACTTCTCACATATACAGGAACCATCTTCCATTATCCAGTTTGAGAGAGCTCGATTTGCTTTTGAAGTTCTCGAGGGTAGCATATTTTGCTTGAAGCTACTTGATGAGGATTGCACTTTGATTTCTTCCATTTTGGCAGCTTTATTCATCATTGACTGGGAATGTAGTATGACATCACATTTAGGTGATGATAGTTCAGAAAGTTGTAAACATGATGCCGATGCCAAGACATCTGTATCAGCATCCAGAGATGTGGTAAATAATAACTCAGAAGAGCAGGCTAGTGCTAAGTTGGCTCTTGGAAGCAGTATGCATGCTTTTCGCCGTAAGATAAGTACCTCTTTCTGGAGAAGCCTCAGCTCAAGCATCACATCAAGGTTGGGAAACATTTTAGTTCAGACCATAAAATGTGCTGTATTTGAAACAACTGATTTAAGTGTAAATTCAGTGTCTGCTTTGTGCTCTGAATGGTTTTTGAGTATGTTGGAAGTCATCTGTCATGGTCATACAGAGTTGCAAATGTTGTTGGACCAGATGTTATCTGAGAGCAGATCCTGGCCCTTGTGGGTTGCTCCTCTTTTCCACGATGGAACTAGGACGGCCGACATGCAAGTCAAGACAGTTGATATGAGCACTAAT GACCTGAGGCATCATCAATTTATTGCTTTTGTTGACAAGATTATTTCAAGTCTTGGAGTGGGCAAAGTGATTGCTGGTGTTCCGGAAATGCATATTTCTACAGCATCACCTACCAGTGAACTTGTTTCATGCTTTTCTTCTTGCTCGCGAGCATGGCTTGCAGCTGAGCTACTTTGCACATGGAACTGGAAAGCAGGCTGTGCTTCAGACTCATTCTTACCTTCTCTGAGCAAATATGCAGAAAGTGAAACATCCTCTTCTGTGATAAATGTAGTGTCTTCTGTAGTCAACATATTGCTTGATGGTGCTCTTGTGCACGGAGCTTTTAGCCAATGGATCTCATTTAATGCATGGACTGTTTCAGATGATGACATTGAGAATATTCAGGATCCCTTCCTGCGTGCCCTAATTTCCTTGCTATCAACACTATTCATCAAAGACAAAATTTGGGGAAAGAGTGAAGCTGATGTGTTCTTTGAACATGTATTAGGCAAACTTTTTATTACTACAACTGTAAATAGACCCTGTCTAAGAATTCTTCCTTTTGTTCTTGGTGTTATTATTCGGCCATTACTAGAGAGCTCTGAGTTtaatgaagctaaaaaagatgtTTCACTGGTTACTGCAAGGGATGATTTAGTGAGTAAGAATATCTTGAGTTGGCTTGAGACAGCTCTATCATTCCCTTCTTTGGGCTCGGGGCAAACAGGACAGCAAG ATCTGGAAGAATGGATTCAAGTTGTCATATCTTGTTATCCTTTAAGTGTAGTAGGAAGTATTGGAAAATTCAAAGTTGAGCTGCTGAGGGATATTGGCTATCCGGAGAGACACTTATTGTTGAGTTTGTTCCGAAGGCAGCGATGCTGCTATGATGCTTGTACAACTTCTAATCAGATGTCTTCTGCTGCATCATCCAATGAAGGTTCATTTACTTTGATGTTAGTACAGATGATTCAAGCAAAGCTAACAGCAGTTTCAGTTGGGTATTGTTGGCAGGAGTTTGATGAAGATGACTGGAACTTTGTGTTAGATAAATCACATAAATGgattgaatcatctgtttgtctAATGGAGGAAATAGCAGAGAATATAGATGATGCTGTAATAAACTGTCCAGCAACAGAGGACTTGGAACTAATAAAAAGGAAGCTTGAAATAGCAGTTCAGGCTTTAGATCCATTACAAATGCATATTTCCCATACTGCTGTGATTATATTATGTCTGCTCTTCCAGCTTGATGAACTCCATGTAGCAGATAATGTTGAAGTTTTGCAGTCAATAAGATTGGGGAAGTGGGCCTATATTAAAGATCGGACAGTGGCAAGTATTCTTCGGCTTTTTTTTGCAGCTGGTGTTGCTGAAGCCATTGCTAGTTCATGCGGTGGAGAGGCTTCATCAATTGTAGCCTCAAGTCGGCTTGCTTATTCACAATTTTGGGGGCTAGTTGCATCATTCGTTATCAATTCACCTGATCATGTTAAAAATGCAGCAGTGCAGTCCATGGAACTATGGGCTCTTAGCAAGGGCTCAGTTAGCTCGTTGTATGCAATTCTTTTTTCCTCCAGACCAATCTATTCTTTACAATTTGCTGCTTATAGTTTACTTTCTTCAGAACCTATAAGTCATCTGTCGCTTGTTAAAGAGGGTTGCCTGGATGGAAATGCAATTGCAAACCAAGAGTCTGACTTGTCGCATAGTGTTGAATCATCTGTGGAAGAGTCTTTCTGTCTGAGGGATGAGATCGCATGCGTGATCCAGAAACCAGCTGCTGAACTTTTTGAAATGGATTTAGTAGCACAAGACAGG GTAAATGTCTTTCTTGCCTGGGCTCTATTGTTGTCTTATCTACATTCGCTGCCATCTTCTTCCACAGCAAGGGAAAGATTGATTCAGTATATACAAGACTCTGTTAGTTCAACAATAATAGATTGCATTTTCCAACATGTTCCTATGAAGTTGGGTGCAAGTAACGTAAAGAAAAAGGATGTTGAGCTTGCAGTTGAAACATCTAAGGCTGCAAATGCCGCTAAGCATGCCATAAGTACGTGCTCTTTATTTGTATATGTAGAGTCACTTTGGCCTGTTGGGACCGAGCGGATGGCTTCACTTTCTGGTGCAATATATGGAATGATTATTCGACTTCTACCTTCTTATGTGCGCAATTGGTTTACTAGCTTGCGTGACCGTTCTTTTTCATCTGCCGTTGAGTATTTCACAAAAGCATGGTGTAGTCCTCCACTTCTTTTAGACGAGTTATCTCAG GTAAAAGAGACTGTTACTGCTGATGAGAACTTCTCAGTGAGTGTGAATAGAACAGCATATGAAATTATTGctacctataaaaaggaggagacAGGAATGGATCTTGTAATTTGCCTTCCCAGTTGTTACCCATTGCGTCCTGTGGATGTTGAGTGCACAAGAAGTCTGGGCATCAGTGAAGTGAAGCAACGAAAATGGTTGCTATCCCTAACGGCATTTGTTCGCAATCAG AATGGTGCGATAGCTGAGGCAATTCGCATCTGGAAGAGtaattttgacaaagagtttGAAGGTGTTGAGGAATGCCCTATCTGTTACAGCATCATCCACACAACTAATCATAGTCTTCCCCGGCTGGCTTGCAAAACTTGTAAGCACAAGTTCCACTCTGCTTGCCTGTACAAGTGGTTCTCAACGTCTCACAAGTCGACATGCCCACTGTGTCAGACACCATTTTGA